Proteins from one Gimesia maris genomic window:
- a CDS encoding class I SAM-dependent methyltransferase, which yields MKALEGGDCIQLLLCKPIDKQVSAFRKVTVRPLVIKGKPHYQFALLRGRQEVHENLLREESVLRIIELWTAHFREGYLFTQHADYHFRKTKQGTISMKKHAPTKALEKESETHNRKKQYLIPEGVPCAFLEAIGVMTDSGKVKSAQYHKFRQINRYMEFINDIVPSLSGSGELNIVDFGCGKSYLTFATYYLFTEILKRRVNITGLDLKQSVVTHCQKIADDLQYDGLNFETGDISRFQSGSRKCDLSISLHACDTATDAAIAAAVCADTDVIMAVPCCQHEIFQQISSLSQSGLLKHGILKEKTASLVTDALRALMLEICGYRTQVIEFIETEHTPKNLLIRAVKRQPRLPMREVRELIRQFQSLKDQYGIDTFYLEQALGEHIQKISQMPGHVMTGIDG from the coding sequence ATGAAAGCGCTTGAAGGCGGAGACTGTATTCAACTGCTGTTATGTAAACCGATAGACAAACAGGTTTCCGCTTTTAGAAAAGTGACTGTGAGGCCTCTGGTTATCAAAGGAAAACCACACTATCAGTTTGCCCTCCTGCGCGGCCGGCAGGAAGTCCATGAGAATCTGCTGCGAGAGGAAAGCGTTCTACGAATTATAGAACTCTGGACGGCGCATTTTCGCGAGGGGTATCTCTTTACTCAACACGCTGATTATCATTTTCGCAAAACAAAGCAGGGCACTATTTCCATGAAGAAACATGCCCCGACGAAAGCATTGGAAAAGGAATCGGAGACGCACAACCGGAAGAAACAGTATCTGATACCTGAAGGAGTCCCCTGTGCTTTTCTGGAAGCCATTGGTGTGATGACTGACTCGGGTAAAGTAAAGTCAGCGCAATACCACAAGTTTCGGCAGATCAACCGGTATATGGAATTCATTAATGATATCGTGCCCTCACTGTCGGGAAGTGGAGAGCTCAATATCGTCGATTTTGGTTGCGGCAAGAGTTATCTTACTTTTGCGACTTATTATTTATTCACCGAAATCCTGAAGCGTCGAGTCAACATCACTGGGCTCGACCTAAAACAGTCTGTGGTAACCCACTGCCAGAAGATTGCTGATGATTTGCAATACGATGGTCTTAATTTCGAAACGGGAGATATTTCCCGCTTTCAATCGGGGTCCAGGAAATGTGATCTTTCCATTTCACTACATGCCTGCGATACTGCCACTGATGCTGCGATTGCGGCAGCCGTGTGTGCAGATACGGATGTAATCATGGCTGTTCCCTGTTGTCAGCATGAGATTTTTCAGCAGATCAGCAGTCTATCCCAGTCAGGTTTACTGAAACATGGAATTCTGAAAGAGAAAACTGCTTCCCTGGTAACGGATGCTTTGCGGGCTCTGATGCTGGAAATTTGTGGTTATCGCACCCAGGTTATCGAATTCATTGAGACAGAGCATACCCCCAAAAACCTGTTGATACGAGCTGTCAAAAGACAACCCCGACTGCCCATGAGGGAAGTGCGTGAATTAATACGACAGTTCCAGTCGTTAAAAGATCAGTATGGTATTGATACATTTTATCTCGAACAGGCATTAGGGGAGCACATTCAAAAAATAAGCCAGATGCCTGGGCATGTAATGACAGGGATTGATGGATAG
- a CDS encoding A24 family peptidase: MGSVIGSFLNVVIYRMPLGLNISKPKSRCPVCETPIQTRDNLPILGWLLLRGKCRTCQAPISVRYPIVEALTGLFFLLLYIVLVHSGGQFLPYRTPNQFGGSYQILEGRTWDLIALDVYYSYLFIVLLASAYIQYDGQVIPRRLLIWCFVIGLGAGAVIPELHPVPAMISAQSELLKSETLLNELYNYGTLHVGIEVETLKTLVWGLIYGVITGVLFCWPVLFKPESVSPLAPRTMWLFVLAGIYLGWQQVVTLGFLAAFSLFCFELSSLRNKHLLLRLPASAFIVAILTSLLLFGKYMIVLPFHMSYLSYLLITGIQVVAISVLTGVSQSIHLKRISQSKNTGPDFN; the protein is encoded by the coding sequence ATGGGTTCTGTGATCGGCAGTTTTCTGAATGTAGTCATTTACCGGATGCCGCTGGGGTTAAATATTTCAAAACCCAAATCCCGCTGTCCTGTCTGTGAAACACCGATCCAGACGCGAGACAATCTTCCCATTCTGGGCTGGCTTCTGTTAAGAGGTAAATGTCGCACCTGTCAGGCACCCATTTCGGTACGGTATCCGATCGTCGAGGCGCTGACAGGATTATTCTTTCTCCTCTTATATATAGTGCTGGTCCATTCCGGAGGACAGTTTCTTCCCTATCGGACACCCAACCAATTTGGGGGCAGCTATCAGATCCTGGAAGGTCGGACCTGGGATCTGATTGCCCTGGATGTTTATTACAGTTATCTGTTTATCGTTCTTCTGGCATCTGCCTACATACAATATGATGGTCAGGTGATCCCCCGCCGACTGTTAATCTGGTGTTTTGTCATTGGTCTGGGGGCAGGCGCAGTCATTCCCGAATTACATCCGGTTCCGGCAATGATTTCTGCCCAGTCTGAATTATTAAAATCAGAGACACTTCTTAATGAACTTTACAATTACGGAACACTGCATGTCGGGATTGAAGTAGAAACGCTCAAGACGCTTGTCTGGGGCCTGATATATGGAGTCATCACAGGGGTGCTCTTCTGCTGGCCGGTCTTATTCAAGCCAGAATCGGTCAGTCCATTAGCCCCCCGAACCATGTGGCTGTTCGTTCTGGCAGGTATCTATCTGGGCTGGCAGCAGGTCGTGACACTGGGCTTTCTGGCGGCTTTCAGTCTGTTCTGCTTTGAGCTGTCATCATTGAGAAATAAACATTTACTATTGCGATTACCGGCATCAGCTTTTATTGTAGCTATACTTACGTCACTGTTGTTGTTTGGTAAATATATGATAGTTCTTCCCTTTCATATGAGTTACCTGAGCTATCTGCTGATAACAGGTATACAGGTCGTTGCAATCTCTGTACTGACTGGTGTGTCACAGTCGATTCATCTTAAACGCATATCTCAAAGTAAAAACACAGGACCAGATTTCAATTGA
- a CDS encoding site-2 protease family protein: MEVVLTSLLLGTLTGKIANIAMVALGLGLVIFFHELGHFAVAKWCNVKVERFSIGFGPIIYSFKYGETEYALSIIPFGGYVKMLGQDDVDPSQLSSEEIALDPRSYSAKPVYQRMGIISAGVIMNIITGMLFFAFAFRLGVASTPCIVGTAVPGMPAWESGIQPGDVIHKINGNETTSFMDIIRSSAFSDGDIMMEGTHLNGEKFEVKVTPDQTGTRPQIGLLPAQSLQIPVYQDPNERITSKGTAAASAEPRFLPGDTIKTIDGQKIENYAQLQRTYAAKSSETLKTGVVREGTPDTEVVEIEVKNNPFRTLGLWMEIGPIESIQKGSPADRAGLKVGDKITHIDGQDVGKALNPLRLPNYFSGRAGETIPIVVNRKQDGAQPTEVNLNVVPLDNPAWLEHPVFSNTPLAVGSLGIAFHLIPTVLKVEEESPAAKAGIKPNALIKKIKILYPENETAADWAPIPEVTYEFDDKNKNWANAFWEMQVRPGWPVELTFSQDGKIVEKKINPWVNPKQEPDEQWSLPVRGIRLQSLREIQQAESMGQALGMGVQYTTNSAKDIYLTLRSLITGRVSPMELSGPVTIAKVAYEVAHDGYAQLLLFLGFLSVNLAVLNFLPIPVLDGGHMVFLCWEGITRKRPNEKVLTAATYVGMIFVLGLMIFVLYLDIFLRALS; the protein is encoded by the coding sequence GTGGAAGTAGTGCTGACCAGTTTATTGTTAGGAACACTTACAGGAAAAATTGCCAACATTGCCATGGTCGCTCTCGGGCTGGGGCTGGTGATTTTTTTCCACGAATTGGGGCACTTCGCTGTCGCTAAGTGGTGTAATGTCAAAGTCGAGCGTTTCAGTATCGGCTTCGGTCCGATCATCTACAGTTTCAAATACGGTGAAACGGAGTATGCGCTGTCGATTATTCCTTTTGGTGGTTACGTAAAGATGCTGGGGCAGGACGATGTTGATCCGAGCCAGTTAAGCAGCGAAGAAATTGCTCTCGATCCCCGCTCTTATTCAGCCAAACCCGTTTATCAGAGAATGGGAATTATCTCTGCGGGTGTGATCATGAATATCATTACCGGCATGCTGTTTTTCGCATTTGCATTTCGACTGGGTGTTGCATCGACGCCATGTATTGTGGGGACTGCAGTGCCAGGAATGCCTGCGTGGGAGTCTGGCATTCAACCGGGCGATGTGATTCACAAAATCAATGGTAACGAGACGACGTCCTTTATGGATATTATTCGCAGCTCTGCCTTCAGTGATGGGGATATCATGATGGAAGGGACCCATCTGAACGGCGAAAAATTTGAGGTCAAAGTGACGCCGGATCAGACAGGTACCCGGCCGCAAATTGGACTGCTGCCGGCGCAGAGTCTGCAGATTCCCGTTTACCAGGATCCCAATGAGCGGATCACCAGTAAAGGGACTGCTGCCGCCAGTGCAGAGCCTCGCTTTTTACCAGGCGATACGATCAAAACCATCGATGGGCAAAAGATAGAAAATTACGCACAACTACAGCGGACCTACGCAGCAAAAAGCAGCGAGACTTTAAAGACAGGCGTCGTTCGTGAAGGAACACCCGATACAGAGGTTGTCGAGATTGAGGTGAAGAACAATCCGTTTCGAACCCTGGGACTGTGGATGGAGATTGGCCCGATCGAATCGATTCAGAAAGGGTCTCCTGCCGATCGAGCAGGATTGAAAGTCGGCGATAAGATTACACATATCGATGGTCAGGATGTGGGCAAGGCATTGAATCCTCTGCGACTCCCCAATTATTTCTCGGGTCGTGCGGGCGAAACCATTCCGATTGTGGTTAATCGCAAGCAGGATGGTGCACAGCCGACAGAGGTCAATCTGAATGTCGTTCCTCTCGATAATCCCGCCTGGCTGGAACATCCTGTTTTTTCCAATACTCCACTGGCAGTGGGGTCACTGGGAATCGCCTTTCACCTGATTCCTACGGTACTTAAAGTAGAAGAAGAAAGTCCGGCTGCGAAAGCAGGGATTAAACCGAACGCTTTGATTAAGAAGATCAAAATTCTTTATCCGGAAAATGAGACCGCAGCCGACTGGGCTCCGATCCCGGAAGTTACGTACGAATTTGATGATAAAAACAAGAACTGGGCGAATGCATTCTGGGAGATGCAGGTCCGTCCCGGTTGGCCTGTCGAACTTACATTCAGTCAGGATGGTAAGATCGTCGAGAAAAAAATCAATCCGTGGGTCAATCCAAAACAGGAACCTGATGAACAATGGTCGTTGCCTGTTCGGGGCATCCGCTTGCAGTCACTGCGTGAAATTCAGCAGGCTGAAAGTATGGGGCAGGCGCTGGGAATGGGAGTGCAGTACACAACCAATTCCGCCAAGGACATCTATCTGACTTTGAGAAGTCTGATTACCGGTCGTGTCTCCCCGATGGAATTAAGTGGACCAGTGACGATTGCCAAAGTCGCTTATGAAGTGGCCCATGATGGCTATGCACAACTGCTGCTGTTTCTGGGTTTTCTGAGTGTGAACCTGGCTGTTTTGAACTTCCTGCCGATTCCCGTTCTGGATGGGGGCCACATGGTATTCCTCTGCTGGGAAGGCATCACCCGCAAACGCCCCAATGAAAAAGTCCTTACGGCTGCCACCTATGTCGGGATGATCTTTGTGCTGGGACTTATGATCTTTGTGCTGTATCTGGATATTTTCCTGCGGGCATTATCTTAA
- a CDS encoding 1-deoxy-D-xylulose-5-phosphate reductoisomerase — translation MKRIAVLGSTGSIGTSTLDVIAAHPQEMELTAITAHNSWKQLAEQSQQFLPRWAVLSNAEQASSVSKSDFAAGTEVLFGDDQIERVASSADVDVVICGIVGAAGLKGAWAAVEAGKTVGIANKETLVVAGPLIMDLAARSQATLLPVDSEHNAIFQALQAGSPRDVKQVILTASGGPFRGFSPAELKDVTPEKALAHPTWEMGPKITIDSATMMNKALEIIEAKWLFNLTSDQISVVVHPQSIVHSMVEFVDGSVIAQLSPPDMRLPIQYALTYPDRKAGLNTPMDWSRSFELTFEPPDLEAFPALRLGYEVAEQGGTCGAVLNAANEAAVERFLSGELRFCDIATSCQQILESHQFDPNPSLEELFLLDDWARKEIKQWK, via the coding sequence ATGAAGCGAATAGCCGTTCTCGGGTCTACGGGTTCGATTGGTACCAGTACTCTCGATGTAATCGCCGCCCATCCACAGGAAATGGAATTGACTGCGATTACCGCACATAACAGCTGGAAGCAACTGGCTGAGCAGTCACAGCAGTTTCTTCCTCGCTGGGCTGTTTTGAGCAACGCCGAACAGGCATCGTCTGTATCGAAGAGTGATTTTGCTGCCGGGACAGAAGTCTTATTTGGAGATGATCAGATAGAACGGGTGGCTTCCTCCGCAGACGTGGATGTCGTCATCTGCGGAATTGTAGGAGCAGCCGGCCTGAAAGGGGCCTGGGCGGCGGTTGAAGCCGGAAAAACAGTCGGAATCGCCAATAAAGAGACTTTAGTTGTTGCCGGGCCACTAATTATGGATCTGGCAGCACGAAGTCAGGCGACACTGCTTCCCGTTGACAGTGAACATAATGCAATTTTCCAGGCGTTGCAGGCGGGTAGTCCGCGGGATGTCAAGCAAGTGATTCTGACAGCCAGCGGTGGACCTTTTCGAGGTTTCAGCCCGGCTGAACTGAAAGATGTGACTCCTGAAAAAGCGTTGGCGCACCCTACCTGGGAGATGGGGCCTAAAATCACGATCGATTCAGCCACGATGATGAATAAGGCTTTAGAGATTATCGAAGCAAAATGGTTATTCAACCTGACTTCCGACCAGATTTCTGTCGTCGTTCATCCCCAGTCCATTGTGCATTCCATGGTAGAATTTGTGGACGGTTCGGTCATCGCCCAGCTCTCCCCACCCGATATGAGGCTTCCCATTCAGTACGCACTTACGTATCCTGATAGAAAAGCAGGTCTGAATACTCCGATGGACTGGAGCCGGTCATTTGAGCTAACCTTCGAACCACCTGACCTGGAAGCGTTCCCCGCGTTGCGTCTTGGATACGAAGTCGCAGAGCAGGGGGGGACGTGCGGTGCGGTATTAAACGCAGCTAATGAAGCTGCTGTAGAACGATTTTTGTCAGGTGAATTGCGTTTCTGCGATATCGCGACTTCCTGTCAACAAATATTAGAATCACATCAATTCGATCCCAATCCAAGTCTGGAAGAACTGTTTCTACTGGATGACTGGGCTCGCAAGGAGATAAAACAGTGGAAGTAG
- the ftsH gene encoding ATP-dependent zinc metalloprotease FtsH — protein MSNPDPNRKDRPAPPERTPKGDGKRPEPKGPKSNALWYLVVGGLILVITLSIVSNNKRGEKLKFGDFVKGLEDGKYNKTNVHELKFGTDYIVFQDQPKQEGSEKGTLADTTKNYYIPVWGIASEKRAQLQSKLESKDIVVDSESRPSEWESLIAVLFFPIVLLIFVIYLFRRMGGAGSPMSFGRSRGRMYAQDDIEVTFNDVAGIDEAVEELREVVEFLRTPAKYQALGGRIPKGVLLVGPPGTGKTMLAKAVAGEAGVPFYGLSGSDFVEMFVGVGAARVRDMFQQAAQRSPAIIFIDELDALGKTRGSGMPGGHDEREQTLNALLVEMDGFGSDQSVIVMGATNRPETLDPALMRPGRFDRHVLVDRPDVRGREAILKVHSAKIKMDDSVNLQHIAKITPGFVGADLANLINEAALLAARNNKDAVTMHECEEGVERVVAGLEKSTRLIHEDEKSRVAYHECGHALVACSLPNVDPVHKISIVPRGLGALGYTLQRPEEEKQLVTQSELENRICVLLGGIAAEEIIYQETSTGAQNDLQRATDLARRMVTEFGMSPKLGRVHYSETRRSPFLGDSQAGVESVHSENTLREIDLEIRRIIDQCSKIAYEVLDERRELLEHMTRDLLEVEVMDMEQLQAILKEHQRGPQIKPGTYKGSSPEGKTGEQAQEEKTSENDQAADGTGA, from the coding sequence ATGTCGAACCCGGATCCCAACCGAAAAGACCGTCCCGCTCCACCTGAACGCACTCCAAAAGGGGATGGAAAACGTCCCGAACCGAAAGGTCCTAAAAGCAATGCGCTCTGGTATCTCGTCGTAGGCGGATTGATTCTGGTCATCACACTCTCAATTGTCTCCAACAATAAACGGGGAGAGAAACTTAAGTTTGGTGATTTCGTTAAAGGTCTGGAAGATGGAAAATACAATAAAACCAACGTACACGAACTGAAGTTCGGCACCGATTATATCGTGTTTCAGGACCAGCCCAAACAGGAGGGATCTGAAAAAGGAACTCTGGCTGACACCACTAAAAATTATTACATACCGGTCTGGGGAATTGCGTCAGAAAAACGCGCGCAGCTGCAATCCAAACTGGAAAGCAAAGATATCGTCGTCGATTCCGAAAGCCGCCCTTCCGAATGGGAATCCTTGATTGCCGTTCTGTTCTTTCCCATCGTACTGTTAATTTTTGTAATCTATCTCTTCCGTCGCATGGGTGGTGCAGGTTCGCCGATGTCATTCGGTCGCAGTCGCGGACGTATGTATGCACAGGATGATATCGAAGTCACGTTTAATGATGTCGCAGGTATTGATGAGGCTGTCGAAGAACTCCGCGAAGTGGTCGAATTCCTGAGAACTCCGGCAAAATACCAGGCCCTCGGCGGTCGTATTCCCAAGGGAGTCCTGTTAGTAGGTCCTCCCGGCACAGGAAAAACAATGCTTGCCAAAGCAGTTGCCGGCGAAGCGGGTGTGCCTTTTTATGGACTTTCCGGTTCTGATTTCGTCGAAATGTTTGTTGGCGTGGGAGCTGCCCGTGTACGGGATATGTTCCAGCAGGCAGCACAACGCTCACCCGCTATCATTTTCATCGATGAACTCGATGCGCTCGGAAAAACGCGAGGCAGCGGCATGCCCGGCGGTCATGATGAACGGGAACAGACCCTCAACGCACTGCTGGTCGAGATGGATGGATTTGGTTCTGATCAAAGTGTGATCGTCATGGGCGCCACCAACCGCCCGGAAACGCTCGATCCCGCCTTAATGCGTCCCGGTCGATTCGACAGACATGTGCTCGTCGACCGTCCCGATGTACGGGGACGGGAAGCGATTCTCAAAGTCCACAGTGCCAAGATCAAGATGGATGACTCGGTCAACCTGCAGCACATCGCGAAAATCACGCCCGGTTTCGTCGGTGCTGATCTGGCCAATCTGATCAATGAAGCTGCTTTGCTGGCTGCTCGAAACAACAAAGACGCAGTCACCATGCACGAATGCGAAGAGGGTGTCGAACGTGTCGTCGCCGGGCTGGAAAAATCAACGCGTCTGATCCATGAAGATGAAAAGAGTCGCGTCGCCTATCACGAATGTGGTCACGCTCTGGTGGCATGCTCACTCCCCAATGTCGACCCGGTTCACAAAATTTCGATTGTGCCCCGCGGACTGGGAGCTCTCGGTTATACATTGCAGCGCCCCGAAGAAGAAAAACAACTGGTTACTCAAAGCGAACTGGAAAACCGCATCTGTGTCCTGCTGGGAGGAATCGCTGCGGAAGAAATCATTTACCAGGAAACCTCAACCGGTGCCCAGAATGACCTGCAGCGTGCGACCGATCTTGCCCGTCGCATGGTCACCGAGTTCGGCATGAGCCCCAAACTGGGCCGGGTGCATTACAGCGAAACCAGACGGTCTCCGTTCCTCGGCGATTCCCAAGCGGGAGTCGAGAGCGTGCACAGCGAAAACACATTACGGGAAATTGATCTCGAGATCAGACGTATTATCGATCAATGCTCCAAAATTGCCTACGAAGTGCTCGATGAACGGCGTGAACTGCTGGAACACATGACCAGGGATCTGCTGGAAGTCGAAGTCATGGATATGGAACAACTCCAGGCCATTCTCAAAGAACATCAGCGCGGCCCACAGATCAAACCGGGAACCTATAAAGGCAGTTCTCCGGAAGGAAAAACCGGAGAGCAGGCTCAGGAAGAAAAGACTTCCGAGAACGATCAGGCAGCCGACGGTACCGGAGCATGA
- a CDS encoding TIGR00730 family Rossman fold protein, with amino-acid sequence MSTLKSICVFCGSKPGNDAQYQQSAIELGRLMAERKISLVYGGGSVGLMGIIADAVLDAGGEVIGVIPQQLAVKELIHPRVDQMHIVDNMHTRKALMSELCDAFIAMPGGFGTLEELFEVVSWIQLGIYRKPVGLLNTSGFYDPLLNLVDHCIETEFVKPKYRDLIIADETPTTLVDHLTHHQLPVIEKILDLKET; translated from the coding sequence ATGAGCACTCTCAAAAGCATCTGTGTCTTTTGCGGTTCAAAACCGGGGAACGATGCGCAGTACCAGCAATCCGCAATTGAGCTCGGACGACTGATGGCCGAACGCAAGATTTCTCTGGTGTATGGCGGAGGCAGTGTTGGACTGATGGGAATCATCGCCGATGCTGTTCTGGATGCCGGCGGAGAAGTGATCGGAGTCATACCGCAACAGCTGGCGGTTAAAGAGCTGATTCACCCCCGTGTGGACCAGATGCATATTGTGGATAATATGCATACACGGAAAGCCTTAATGTCAGAATTATGTGATGCTTTTATTGCGATGCCTGGTGGCTTTGGAACTCTGGAAGAACTTTTCGAAGTCGTCTCCTGGATTCAACTTGGCATCTATCGCAAACCGGTAGGACTCCTGAATACATCCGGCTTTTATGATCCGCTGCTCAATTTGGTTGATCACTGTATTGAAACCGAATTTGTCAAACCGAAGTACCGTGATCTGATCATCGCCGATGAAACGCCAACCACCCTGGTGGATCATCTGACTCATCACCAGCTGCCTGTCATCGAAAAAATTCTGGACCTCAAAGAAACCTGA
- the acpS gene encoding holo-ACP synthase, whose amino-acid sequence MIVGLGTDIVEISRIGQMIERHGDTFLNRVFTENENTYCGSKKNKEQHYAGRWAAKEAVMKTLGTGFIKGIGWKEIEVINLQSGKPTIVISGGVERHAGEMGISEILITISHSREFATATAIALGQAK is encoded by the coding sequence GTGATCGTAGGATTGGGAACAGACATTGTTGAAATCTCGCGGATTGGTCAGATGATCGAACGTCATGGCGACACGTTCCTGAATCGGGTCTTCACAGAAAATGAAAACACGTATTGTGGCTCCAAAAAGAATAAAGAGCAGCATTACGCGGGTCGCTGGGCGGCCAAGGAAGCGGTCATGAAGACACTGGGGACCGGCTTTATTAAAGGGATTGGCTGGAAAGAGATAGAAGTGATTAATCTCCAGAGTGGTAAACCGACGATCGTCATTTCCGGAGGCGTCGAGCGGCACGCCGGGGAGATGGGGATCAGTGAAATTCTGATTACGATCTCGCACAGCCGGGAATTTGCCACAGCCACTGCGATTGCATTAGGTCAGGCAAAGTAA